From Serratia fonticola:
GCCGACCTTCACCATCGAATAGATCTTCAAGGGCAAAATCTCGTAGCTTGGCCCGGTCACGAACGAAGAAACCACGACATCATCCATCGATAGCGTGAAGCTTAGCAGCCAACTGGCGGCGACGGCGGGCATGGCCAACGGCAGGATGATTTTGCGCAGGATCACCATTTCGCTGGCACCCAGATCGCGTGCGGCCTCCAGCATCTTGACGTCAAAGCCCTTCAGGCGCGCATAGACGGTGACCACCACAAAGGGCAGGCAGAAGGTAATATGCGAAAATAACAGCGACCAGAAGCCCAACGAGACCCCCAGCAGCATAAACAGCACCAGCAGCGAGATGGCCATGACGATATCCGGCGACATCATCACCACAAACAGCATGCCACCAACAAAGGGCTTCCCGCGAAAACGATAGCGGTATAACGCCACTGCCGCCAAAGAGCCGATCATGGTCGCAAAGCTGGCGGACAGCACGGCCATGGTCAGTGAATGCCCAGCGGCCTGCAACAGGCTGTCGTTGTTCATCAACATGCTGTACCAGTGGGTGGTAAAACCCCGCCAGTTGATGCCAAAGCGCGAGGTGTTAAACGAGTTAACGATCAGGATCACGATGGGAATATAGAGATAGGCGTAAATCAGGCTCATAAAGCCACCGCGCAACAGGCGTCCGATCATTCCAGCTCCCCCTTTTTGTTCAGCAACTTGGCGGCCCGGTAATAGATCCACAGCATCAGCCCCATCACCAGCGTCAGGCAAATGCTGGTGGCGGCGCCAAACGGCCAATCACGGATATTCAGGAACTGGCTCTTGATGACGTTACCGATCAGCAGGTTTTTGGCTCCGCCCATCAGGTCGGCCACATAGAACAGGCCCATGGCGGGCAGCAGCACCAGCAGGCAACCGGCGATAATGCCTGGCATAGTCAGCGGAATGATGATGCGGATAAAGGTTTGCAGCTTGCTGGCCCCGAGATCGCGGGCCGCCTCCAGGCAGGATTTATCCAGCTTTTCCAGGCTGGAGTAGAGCGGCATCACCATAAACGGCAATAAGATGTAGACCAGCCCCAGCACCACGGCGCCAGAGGTATACATAATGCGTAACGGCGTATCGATGATCCCGGCCCACATCAGGAACTCGTTCAGATAGCCGCGGGTGCTGAGAAACAGCTTCAGGCCATAGATACGGATCAGAGAGTTGGTCCAGAAGGGGACAATCAGCAGGAACAGCAGCAGCGGGCGCACCCTTTGCGGCAGGCGAGCCAGAATAAAGGCGAAGGGATAACCCAGCAGCAGGCAGCACAAGGTAGCGATCGCCGCCATGTTCAGCGAGTGCAGCATCACCTGACCATACAGGGGATCAAACAGCCGGGTGTAATTATCCAGAGTGAACACCATCTGCACCAGATTGGCGTCGTCACGGGTGAGGAAACTGGTGCCGATGATCATCAGGTTCGGCAGAAAAACAAACAGCACCAGCCAGCCGACCGTGCCGCTGATCACCAGGTTTTGCAGCAAATTACGCGATTTCTTCATCGGCCAGCACTACCTCCCAGCTTGCAACCCAGGTTATCGCCATCTTCTGGTTTAACGAGTGGTCAAAGTCAGGATCGTCTTCATTGAAGAATTCGCTGACCATCACCATCTTACCGTTTTCCAGTTCAACCACCGATTCTAGCGTCATGCCTTTATAGTTGCGTTCGCGCACGTAGCCGATCAGGCCATCTATCTGCTCGCTGTCGTTCACCTCTTCGACGCGCAGGTCTTCCGGGCGCAGCAGAACCTTCAGGGATTGCCCTGGCTCGACGGGGAGATCGGCGTAGATATCACACTCACGGCCTTCTACACGAGCGCGCACTCGCTGCGGATCGATACGATGTAGCACTACCGCATCAAAGATATTGATCTCACCGATAAAGCTGGCGACAAACAGGTTCCTGGGCTCTTCATAGATTTCCCGTGGGGTGCCGTCCTGTTCTATTCGTCCGTCACGCATCACCACAATCCGATCGGACATGGTCAGCGCCTCTTCCTGATCGTGCGTGACAAACACAAAGGTGATACCCAATTGGCGCTGTAGCGC
This genomic window contains:
- the potC gene encoding spermidine/putrescine ABC transporter permease PotC, producing MIGRLLRGGFMSLIYAYLYIPIVILIVNSFNTSRFGINWRGFTTHWYSMLMNNDSLLQAAGHSLTMAVLSASFATMIGSLAAVALYRYRFRGKPFVGGMLFVVMMSPDIVMAISLLVLFMLLGVSLGFWSLLFSHITFCLPFVVVTVYARLKGFDVKMLEAARDLGASEMVILRKIILPLAMPAVAASWLLSFTLSMDDVVVSSFVTGPSYEILPLKIYSMVKVGVSPEVNALATILLVLSLALVLTSQLLLRDRQKH
- the potB gene encoding spermidine/putrescine ABC transporter permease PotB, which translates into the protein MKKSRNLLQNLVISGTVGWLVLFVFLPNLMIIGTSFLTRDDANLVQMVFTLDNYTRLFDPLYGQVMLHSLNMAAIATLCCLLLGYPFAFILARLPQRVRPLLLFLLIVPFWTNSLIRIYGLKLFLSTRGYLNEFLMWAGIIDTPLRIMYTSGAVVLGLVYILLPFMVMPLYSSLEKLDKSCLEAARDLGASKLQTFIRIIIPLTMPGIIAGCLLVLLPAMGLFYVADLMGGAKNLLIGNVIKSQFLNIRDWPFGAATSICLTLVMGLMLWIYYRAAKLLNKKGELE
- the potA gene encoding spermidine/putrescine ABC transporter ATP-binding protein PotA; this translates as MTEQSSLVTLNALSKSFDGKEIIRDLNLEINDGEFLTLLGPSGCGKTTVLRLIAGLENADHGQIVLDGQDITAIPAEHRHVNTVFQSYALFPHMTVFENVAFGLRMQKTPEAELTPRVEEALRMVQLDEFAQRRPHQLSGGQQQRVAIARAVVNKPKLLLLDESLSALDYKLRKQMQNELKALQRQLGITFVFVTHDQEEALTMSDRIVVMRDGRIEQDGTPREIYEEPRNLFVASFIGEINIFDAVVLHRIDPQRVRARVEGRECDIYADLPVEPGQSLKVLLRPEDLRVEEVNDSEQIDGLIGYVRERNYKGMTLESVVELENGKMVMVSEFFNEDDPDFDHSLNQKMAITWVASWEVVLADEEIA